A region of the Desulfurispora thermophila DSM 16022 genome:
TCAGGTTAGCTGTCAGCAACAATGCTGGGGTATTCAACCGGTTGAGTTTGAGCAGGTGTTGCAGGATTATACAACTGCCCAAAAAATGCAAAATACCATAGATAATATTGGATCCTGGTATGGCTATGCCTACAACGCCCCATATAATTACGCCCCAGAGTATTAACTTGCAGCCTCTTAAGAGATTGCTGGAACTGAATGTGCTGCTAATTCCGGCCAGAAGGATGAATAAAATAGCTGCTGCTTTGCCGGTGTAGTAGATAACACCTGATTTGTAAGTGATGGGTTGTTGGTAAAATTCAGCCAGGTCAAATGCCAGATGGAATGCTATCATTAAGAGAATCGCTACGCCCCTGGCAAAGTCGATTTCCCAAATGCGCTGGTTGCTTTTCATAAGTTTGTTTGCAATCAACTCTCGTACGAAATTAAATGTTGATTTATAGTATATATTATAATTTCTAGATGCTGCTTTTAGGAGAATCAATAAACAAAAAAGTACGGAAAACGCCGCCCGGCATATAATTTTGCCAGGCGGCGCTTTTGATTTTGTGCCGTTTGGGTTAGCGGCCTGCTTTTAGCCCGGCCAGGGCCATTTTACGCCTTACATAAGCTAGCTGCATTTGCAATGGCAACTGCATGGGGCAGTTATCGTCACAGGCCATCAGTCCCATGCAGCCAAAGGCGCCCTCGTCACAGCCGATAACTTCAAAGTACTGGGCGGGTGTACGCTCATCGCGCGGATCCACCATAAAGCGGGCTACCCGGTTAATGCCGGCGGCACCCAAAAAATCTTCTCTGATATTGGCCGTGGCGCAGCCGGCAATACAGCACCCGCACTCAATGCAGCGTTCGGCCTCGTATATTTGCAAAGCTGTTTCATTATCCATGCGCTCTTCTATGGCCTGCGGGTCAAATTGTTTGCCGGTGTGGATCCAGGATTCGGTTTTCAGTGTCATGTGCCGGAACCAGGTGCCCGTGTCCACGGACAGGTCGCCTATCAGTTTAAATACCGGCAATGGCAGGAGAGTAATCTTATCCGGCAGATCCTTGGTCAGGGTTTTGCAAGCCAGGCGCGGGCGGCCGTTGATGATCATGGCACAGGAGCCGCAAATGGCCGCCCGGCAAACAAAGTCAAACATCAGGGAGGGATCCTGCTCTTCCCGGATCTGGTTGAGAGCGACAAAAATAGTCATACCCACCGTTTCAGTGAGTTTGTATTCCTGCATGCGCGGCGGCACGTCAGGGTTGTTGGGATTGTATCTAAATATGCTGAATGTTAGTTGCCTGCTCATGATACCCTCCTTTTGGTGGATCACTTCTTCACCTGGGTGGACTCACCATAGCCGCGATCGCCGGGCGGTAGTTCGGTAATTTTTACCGGCTCGTAATCCAGTTCAGGTAGATCGCTACCCGGTTTCCAATAGGCCAAAGTGCGCTTGAGCCAGTTGGTATCGTCCCGGGCCGGGTAATCCTCCCGGTAATGGCTACCCCGGCTTTCTGTGCGCTTGAGTGCACCGTAGGCAATGCACAGGGCCAGTTTGAGCATGCCCGGCATGCGCAGGGCGGAAGCCAGTTCGGGGTTGGCCCATTTTCCGTCGGATTTAAGCCCGATTTTCAAGGAACGGTGGTAAAGTTCCTGCAGTTTGGCCACCGCTTTCTCCAGATCCGGTCCGTTGCGGAAAATACCTACGTAATCCATTAAGGTTTGTTCCATTTCTTTGCGGATCTTATAAACATTCTCCCGGCCGTTTTTGCCCTGGATCAGATTGTTGATCCGTTCTTGCTGTTGCCGGGCGAAGTCCTGCACCAGGCTGTAGTTGTAATTCAGTGTTGCTCCCAGAGTGTACTGAGCAATCTTTTTGCCTACAACCATACCGCTGACAATGGTTTCGGCCAGCGAGTTGCCGCCTAGGCGGTTGAATCCGTGCAGGTCCCAGCAGGCAGCTTCACCTACAGCAAATAACCCTTTTAGGCCGTAGGCAGCACCATCAATGTTGGTTCTCACGCCTCCCATGCTGTAGTGCTGGGTGGGACGGACAGGAATCAGATCTTTTACCGGGTCTATGCCGTTGAAGTTGCGGCAGATGTTGGCAATCTCCCGCAGGTTGGTGTTGATGTGCTTGGCTCCCAGGTGGCGAATATCCAGCCACAGGTGGGGACCATAAGGGCTGTCCACACCGTACCCCTTGCGGATGTGTAGCATCATGCGGCGGGCCACCACGTCCCGGGAAGCCAGTTCTTTTTTCACCGGTTCGTAATCCGGCATAAAACGGTGTAAATTTTTATCCAGCAGGTAACCGCCATCGCCCCGCGCCCCTTCTGTAATCAATATCCAGACCGGCACCATGCCCGTGGGGTGGAACTGCACAGCTTCCATATTACCCAGCGGCACGATGCCGGTTTCCAGAGCAATGAACATGCCGCTGCCTTCATTGATTACGGCGTTGGTGGAAGCGCCGTACAGGCGGCCGTAGCCTCCGGTGGCTATTACCGTGGATTTGGCCAGGTAAATGCGCAATTCGCCCGTCCTCAAACAGCGGGCTACCACTCCCAGACAGGTCGTGCCGTCGTGGATCAGGGCAATGGCTTCGGTGCGGTCGTGCACGGTGATGCCCAGTTTGACCACAATGCTGTCCATGGCGTATTGCAGTGTGTGTCCCGTGCCGTCAGAAGTATAACAGGTCCGCCATTTGGCTGTACCGCCGAAGTCGCGGGCGGTAATCAAGCCTTCCTTGTCTTTGGTGTCTTCTATCTCCCTGCCGTCGGGCAGTTTTTTCTTGCCGGCCACCACCCGGTTCCACGGTACACCCCAGTAAGCCATTTGCCTTACAGCAATGGGGGCGTTTTCCACAAACAGGCGGGCTACGTCCTGATCACAGCCCCAGTCGGAGCCCTTGACCGTATCTACGAAATGCACGTCCGGGCTGTCGCCCTTGCCCATGGCACAGTTGCCCAGGGCTGCCTGCATACCACCTTGGGCGGCCGTGCTGTGGGAGCGGCGGGGTGGGATCAGGCTCAGAATGATGCAATCCAGTCCGTGGGTAGCCGCTTCAATGGCCGCCCTTTCGCCGGCCAGACCGGCGCCCACAACCAGTACGTCTGTGGTGATAATCTGATAGTTGCTCATAGGGCACCTCCCAGCGAATTAAATACCCACAGGGCCGCCAGGCCCAGCGCCAGGATAATGGCAGTGATCATTTTGGTTACATAGCCCAGGGGCTTGCGCGGGAACCAGCCCCATTTGACAAACTGGCGGTAAATGCCAAAACCGGCATGATATTCACCTAAAAACAGCAAAATCAGATAAAACCACCAGAATGCTTTCATTCTCTCGGCACTTACATCGGCCTGGATGGGCCAGTTGGTCAGGATGGTAAAGACGTGCATGGCGGCCAGTGCTAAAATGGCCACGCCTGTTATGACCTGGAAAACCCAGACCCAGGTGTCGGTTCCTTTAATCATTTTGGCATGCCGCCAGATGATCTTTTGTTCCTGGTAGCGGGTAGGGATGCGCCGTCCGGCAGTAAGAATATGCATGATGGCAATGACAATAACAATAGGGATACCGATGTAAGAGAGGTAGTAGTCGTCCAGTCCCTTGGCCAGGGCGTTGTAGACGTCTTCCCCCAGCAAAATGGTGGCCACAAAGATCATGTGTGTCCAGAGAAAGCCTACCAGGCAGAGGCCGCTGAAAAGCTCGACCAGGTCGTAGTAGAGCTCTGCCCGGGGGTTTCTGGTAAGAAGTTTTTGTACGAGCATGGCAATCTCCTTTCATTTTGGATTTTGCGGTGCAGCAGGTGCATTGTGTCCAGCGCACCGCTGCCAGTACTACAGCGGGATGATTGCGCTGATGTAACGCGGACAACTCCTGCCGTAGCACCTGGGGCATTAATTGATACACAGCAATAAGTGTGCCAGTGGTTTGGTAGCTAATTGACAGGTGATTTTCTAATAGCTATAAAGACTGAATTGTGGCAATATTAATCCAGTGGTTTCTAAATTTTATAAATATGAGGTAAAAATAAACTTTGCACCCGGATAAAACAAGGACTGGAACAAACGGTGCAAAGCGTTAACATTATTCTAGAAATTAGAAAAAACAAAAGGTGTTGCCAGGGATAGGGTAACTATTCGCCTTTATTCATCAATGTTAAAAAGATGTTGTTGCCCTCTTTGTAGCCCCGTACCAGATTGCAATGGCGCAGTACGGCAAATTGTTTTTCCAGCTCAGCCGGTGCAAGATTAAAATACTCGTATAATTGCTGTTTGGTCACACTGCCCTTTTCTTTGATATAATTATAAATATCCTGTTGCAGGGCTGTAAGACCCTGGGTGCCGGTTTGGCGCAGCATCTGCCGGGTGGCCAGCGCGCTGGAAACAGCTGTCGGGTCGCAGGGACGCGGCGGTTGCACGGCACTGACATAGCAGTCTTCACAGAGGGTTTTGCCGTAGTAGTCAAAGTGATCTTCTCCGGCCGGGATTTCTGCCTGACAATGTTGACACTGCACGTATTTCGACCTCCTCGTGGTATATTTTTTAACATTATAACATAACTGCAGGCCGGTGCTCTAAATATGTAATGTGTATTTTTGCTGACAAAGAGCAGTTGTCCTACAATGGGAACGGGCAAGGTTAGTAATGAAGTAAGGTTAAAAATTGTATAAGGAAGGTGTTATTATGCAACAAGTTCAACTTACGCCGGTGGAACAGGTGCGGATGGTTGTCATTGTGGACAATTATTATGACGGGTTGCTGCCGGGGAGCCAGTTTGTGCAGCGGTACGGTTTTGTGCAGGGAGATGGGCCTGTTGTAAGCCTTCCCCAGCCCCTGAAAGCCGAGCATGGCTTTGCTTGTTATGTAGAGATTTCGGGTAGCGCAACCGGCCGGCAGGCCTTGCTATATGACTTCGGCCTCACTCAGGCGGTATACTGGCATAATTTGCAGGCCCTGGACCTGGATCCGTTCGATATCGGTGCCCTGGTGCTCAGTCACGGTCACTTTGATCACTTTGGTGGCCTCTATCGCCAGGTGGAATTTTTGAGTGCGGCGGGGCAAAAGGGTTTGCCATTATATGTGGGGTGTGATACTTTTAAAAGGCGGTACATTAACCTGCCCGGCCGGTTGGTGGACCTGGGGCAACTGGAAAAGGAACGCCTGCTAAGCGGCGGGGTGGAGCTGTTAGAGCTGGCGCAAAGCCGGGAAATTTTGCCCGGCATTGGCGTGATTGCTGCCGTGCCGCGCGTGACCGACTTTGAAACCGGTTCTCCCCTGCTGGGGGTGGAAAGTGAGAGCGGAGTAGAGCAGGACAATTTCCCGGGTGAATTGTCTTTGGCCTTCCATGTTCAGGGCAAGGGTCTGGTAATCATCAGCGCCTGTGCCCATGCCGGAATTGCCAATATCATTTTGCACGCGCAAGAGGTGTTTGGTTTAAAAGATGTCTACGCGGTGTTGGGTGGATGGCACCTTTCGGGTGCTCCCGAGACCAGAATTAAGCAGACGGCTGACTTTCTGGCCGGGCTCAACCCCCATCTGGTGGTGCCCATGCACTGCAGTGGCTTTGCGGCGCTTTCCCTTTTCGCCCGGCAGTTTGGAGAGGCAATGGCATTGTATTCTGTAGGTACGGAGTACAAGATTTACTAATGGAAAATATGTTTGCTGAAGTGCTGGTGGATGTGAAGAGCCTGTCCGGTTCTCTGCACTATTTTGTTCCGGCCGGGTTGGCCGGCAAAGTGCAGGCGGGCTGCCGGGTGTTGGTGCCTTTGCAAAGCCGGCGTGTGGTGGGGTACGTTGTGTCTCTGTCTGAACAGGCGCCCGAATCCGGGGTTAATTACAAGGAGATCGCTACCTTGCTGGACGAAGAGCCGGTTTTCAACTCGCACCAGTGGGAGCTGGCCTGCTGGCTGGCACAGCGTTATCTGTGCTCAAAAGTCACGGCCCTGCAAACTGTGATTGGTCCGGCGCTGCACAGCAGACCGGGACGGGTGAAAAAAATCTATCCTGTGCTCAGTCCGCAGGGAGAACCGGATTTCAGCAGACAGCCCGGCCAGCAAAAGGTCTGGCAGGTGATTTGTCAGCATCCGGGCATGACCCGCAAGGAGCTGGTGGCCGCTGCCGGCGTGTCCGACTCTTTAATAAATACCATGCTGGCGCGGGGGATATTATGTACCAGGATTGAGGAAAGGACACCACGGTGTTCCTATCCTGTCCCGCGGCAGGAAAAGCAAGAGCTTAAGCTGAGCAGTTGGCAGCAGATGGCCCTGCTGGAGATAGAAAGCCATCTCAAGCAGGCCAGGCCGGGTGTGTTTTTACTGCACGGTGTAACGGGAAGTGGAAAAACCGAGGTCTATTTGCGGGCTATTGAGACGGTGCTGGGGGAGGGGCGGCAGGCAATTGTCCTGGTGCCGGAAATTGCCCTTACGCCGCAAATGGTGTCCCGCTTTCAGGCCCGTTTTGGGGATAAGGTGGCGGTGCTGCACAGCGGTCTGTCGGATGCCAAGCGCTATGATGAATGGCAGCGCATTCGTTGTGGGGCGGCGCCGGTGGTTCTGGGTGTGCGCTCGGCTATCTTTGCTCCCCTGAGCAATATTGGGATTATTGTGCTGGACGAGGAACACGAGAACTCATACAAGCAGGAGGAATCCCCCCGTTACCACGCCCGTGACGTAGCCTTGCAAATTGCCGCCCGGCACAATGCGCTGGTGGTTCTGGGCAGCGCCACACCGTCGCTGGAGTCGTACAGCCGGGCCCTGCCCGGCGGGCCGTACAAAAAGCTGGTTTTACCGCAGCGGGTGACTCCGCACAGCCTGCCGCCGGTTTTTTTAATTGATATGCGCCGGGAGCTGAAAAGCGGTGCCGGCGGCATTTTCAGCCGCCGCCTGCTGGAAGCCATTGGTGAACGGCTGGAAATGCAGGAGCAGGTCATTTTATTTTTAAACCGGCGCGGTTACGCCACATTTGTGGTTTGCCGGGAATGCGGGCTGGTGATCAAGTGCCCTTATTGCGATATATCGCTCACCTATCACAACAGCGGCATCATGCGCTGTCATTATTGTAACTTTGCCACATCCGCGCCTCTAAACTGTCCGGATTGCCAGAGCAACCAGATTGGTTATTTCGGTACGGGCACACAAAAA
Encoded here:
- a CDS encoding succinate dehydrogenase, producing MLVQKLLTRNPRAELYYDLVELFSGLCLVGFLWTHMIFVATILLGEDVYNALAKGLDDYYLSYIGIPIVIVIAIMHILTAGRRIPTRYQEQKIIWRHAKMIKGTDTWVWVFQVITGVAILALAAMHVFTILTNWPIQADVSAERMKAFWWFYLILLFLGEYHAGFGIYRQFVKWGWFPRKPLGYVTKMITAIILALGLAALWVFNSLGGAL
- a CDS encoding MBL fold metallo-hydrolase, with the translated sequence MQQVQLTPVEQVRMVVIVDNYYDGLLPGSQFVQRYGFVQGDGPVVSLPQPLKAEHGFACYVEISGSATGRQALLYDFGLTQAVYWHNLQALDLDPFDIGALVLSHGHFDHFGGLYRQVEFLSAAGQKGLPLYVGCDTFKRRYINLPGRLVDLGQLEKERLLSGGVELLELAQSREILPGIGVIAAVPRVTDFETGSPLLGVESESGVEQDNFPGELSLAFHVQGKGLVIISACAHAGIANIILHAQEVFGLKDVYAVLGGWHLSGAPETRIKQTADFLAGLNPHLVVPMHCSGFAALSLFARQFGEAMALYSVGTEYKIY
- a CDS encoding fumarate reductase flavoprotein subunit, producing MSNYQIITTDVLVVGAGLAGERAAIEAATHGLDCIILSLIPPRRSHSTAAQGGMQAALGNCAMGKGDSPDVHFVDTVKGSDWGCDQDVARLFVENAPIAVRQMAYWGVPWNRVVAGKKKLPDGREIEDTKDKEGLITARDFGGTAKWRTCYTSDGTGHTLQYAMDSIVVKLGITVHDRTEAIALIHDGTTCLGVVARCLRTGELRIYLAKSTVIATGGYGRLYGASTNAVINEGSGMFIALETGIVPLGNMEAVQFHPTGMVPVWILITEGARGDGGYLLDKNLHRFMPDYEPVKKELASRDVVARRMMLHIRKGYGVDSPYGPHLWLDIRHLGAKHINTNLREIANICRNFNGIDPVKDLIPVRPTQHYSMGGVRTNIDGAAYGLKGLFAVGEAACWDLHGFNRLGGNSLAETIVSGMVVGKKIAQYTLGATLNYNYSLVQDFARQQQERINNLIQGKNGRENVYKIRKEMEQTLMDYVGIFRNGPDLEKAVAKLQELYHRSLKIGLKSDGKWANPELASALRMPGMLKLALCIAYGALKRTESRGSHYREDYPARDDTNWLKRTLAYWKPGSDLPELDYEPVKITELPPGDRGYGESTQVKK
- a CDS encoding fumarate reductase iron-sulfur subunit — protein: MSRQLTFSIFRYNPNNPDVPPRMQEYKLTETVGMTIFVALNQIREEQDPSLMFDFVCRAAICGSCAMIINGRPRLACKTLTKDLPDKITLLPLPVFKLIGDLSVDTGTWFRHMTLKTESWIHTGKQFDPQAIEERMDNETALQIYEAERCIECGCCIAGCATANIREDFLGAAGINRVARFMVDPRDERTPAQYFEVIGCDEGAFGCMGLMACDDNCPMQLPLQMQLAYVRRKMALAGLKAGR
- a CDS encoding heparan-alpha-glucosaminide N-acetyltransferase codes for the protein MKSNQRIWEIDFARGVAILLMIAFHLAFDLAEFYQQPITYKSGVIYYTGKAAAILFILLAGISSTFSSSNLLRGCKLILWGVIIWGVVGIAIPGSNIIYGILHFLGSCIILQHLLKLNRLNTPALLLTANLSIMLGIIFSRINMPNNILAPLGLTNANFFAVDYYPLFPWLGIFLLGLALGKLLYAQPHRISGAGRYNDPISFLGRHSLTVYLLHQPVILSLLFLLQQLKKC
- the priA gene encoding replication restart helicase PriA, which encodes MENMFAEVLVDVKSLSGSLHYFVPAGLAGKVQAGCRVLVPLQSRRVVGYVVSLSEQAPESGVNYKEIATLLDEEPVFNSHQWELACWLAQRYLCSKVTALQTVIGPALHSRPGRVKKIYPVLSPQGEPDFSRQPGQQKVWQVICQHPGMTRKELVAAAGVSDSLINTMLARGILCTRIEERTPRCSYPVPRQEKQELKLSSWQQMALLEIESHLKQARPGVFLLHGVTGSGKTEVYLRAIETVLGEGRQAIVLVPEIALTPQMVSRFQARFGDKVAVLHSGLSDAKRYDEWQRIRCGAAPVVLGVRSAIFAPLSNIGIIVLDEEHENSYKQEESPRYHARDVALQIAARHNALVVLGSATPSLESYSRALPGGPYKKLVLPQRVTPHSLPPVFLIDMRRELKSGAGGIFSRRLLEAIGERLEMQEQVILFLNRRGYATFVVCRECGLVIKCPYCDISLTYHNSGIMRCHYCNFATSAPLNCPDCQSNQIGYFGTGTQKVEEELRVYFPGAGVLRLDADSTGRRGAHQEIFQAFKEHRADILIGTQMVTKGLDLPGVTLVGVVNADITLHMPDFRAAERTFQLITQVAGRAGRGQQKGEVLVQTFTPDHYSLVFAARHDYEGFFKHEYAQRRLLSYPPFVRLGRIVLAGTEQEEVEAGAAYWAGRLNELIAIKNLPAVLLGPAPAPLARVRNRYRYHLVVKARGAKVLRQLLAFVRDTDPGPQLRRLLISVDLDPQNLM